The Nitrosopumilus cobalaminigenes genome contains a region encoding:
- the ilvD gene encoding dihydroxy-acid dehydratase, with protein sequence MEISSQNVVGGTARSPHRAMYKAMGLDDNDLSKPFIGVCHTGNEATPCNILLPTLAEEAKKGVAENGATPRIFSTIAVSDGIAMGHEGMKSSLISREVIADSIELMVRAHQYDGIVGIAGCDKSLPGTMMAMARLNLPSAFVYGGTIMPGILDGKELTVVDVYEAVGAYDAGQISLEMLKNIENTACPSSGSCGGMFTANTMASISEAIGLALPGSASPPAEDERRNKMVYDTGAACAKLLELNIKPRDIMTFEAFENSIVMLNAVGGSTNGILHLLSMANEAGVKLTYDDFERIRKKTPHIADMKPGGSYVMNSLDKIGGIPFVLKKLAAKGLLNGGCITVTGKTIQQNLDAMTIPEPEQSIIRPVDNPIHTVGTAVVLKGSLAPEGAVIKTAGVEMTKFTGKAKVYDREEYAFDAVAKGDVEEGDVVVIRYEGPKGGPGMREMLATTAALVGQGLGKKVAMVTDGRFSGGTRGFMVGHVAPEAYVGGPIALVKDGDEITIDTETTVIDLHVSEEELAKRKESWRKPQPNYTSGALAKYATLVGSAAQGAITTANP encoded by the coding sequence ATGGAAATATCTAGTCAAAACGTAGTAGGAGGTACAGCACGTTCGCCACACAGAGCAATGTACAAAGCTATGGGGCTAGATGATAATGATCTTAGTAAACCATTCATCGGAGTTTGTCACACAGGAAATGAGGCAACTCCATGTAACATTTTGTTACCAACATTGGCCGAAGAGGCAAAAAAAGGAGTTGCAGAAAATGGTGCAACCCCAAGAATATTCTCAACAATTGCAGTTAGTGATGGAATTGCCATGGGACATGAAGGAATGAAATCATCTCTAATATCTCGTGAAGTTATTGCAGATTCTATTGAATTAATGGTAAGAGCACATCAATACGACGGTATTGTAGGAATTGCAGGTTGCGACAAAAGTTTACCTGGAACAATGATGGCAATGGCCAGACTAAATTTACCATCAGCCTTTGTATATGGTGGAACAATCATGCCAGGGATTTTAGATGGAAAAGAGCTTACAGTTGTAGATGTTTATGAAGCAGTTGGAGCATATGATGCAGGACAAATTTCTTTAGAGATGCTAAAAAATATTGAAAACACAGCATGTCCTAGTTCTGGTTCATGTGGTGGAATGTTTACTGCAAACACAATGGCATCAATTTCAGAAGCTATTGGATTGGCATTACCTGGAAGTGCAAGTCCGCCTGCAGAAGATGAAAGAAGAAACAAAATGGTTTATGATACAGGTGCTGCATGTGCAAAATTATTAGAATTAAACATCAAGCCAAGAGACATTATGACATTTGAAGCATTTGAGAATTCAATCGTGATGCTTAATGCAGTTGGAGGTTCAACGAATGGAATTTTGCATTTGTTATCAATGGCAAATGAAGCTGGAGTAAAACTAACTTATGATGATTTTGAAAGAATTAGAAAAAAGACACCACATATTGCAGATATGAAACCAGGTGGCAGCTATGTAATGAATAGTTTAGATAAAATCGGGGGAATTCCATTTGTCTTAAAAAAATTAGCTGCTAAGGGATTACTCAACGGAGGTTGTATTACAGTTACAGGAAAAACCATTCAACAAAATCTAGATGCAATGACAATTCCAGAACCTGAACAGTCCATTATCCGACCTGTTGATAATCCAATCCACACAGTAGGAACAGCAGTTGTACTCAAAGGTAGTCTTGCTCCAGAAGGAGCAGTGATTAAAACTGCAGGTGTAGAAATGACCAAATTTACGGGTAAAGCAAAAGTCTATGATAGAGAAGAATATGCATTTGATGCAGTTGCAAAAGGAGATGTCGAGGAAGGAGATGTTGTTGTGATTAGATATGAAGGTCCAAAAGGAGGACCAGGTATGAGAGAAATGCTTGCAACAACTGCAGCACTAGTAGGTCAAGGTTTAGGTAAAAAAGTGGCAATGGTAACAGATGGACGATTTTCAGGAGGAACCAGAGGATTCATGGTAGGACATGTTGCACCAGAAGCATATGTTGGAGGACCAATAGCACTAGTCAAAGATGGTGATGAAATTACAATTGATACAGAAACTACAGTAATTGATCTTCATGTTTCAGAAGAAGAATTAGCAAAAAGAAAAGAATCTTGGAGGAAACCTCAACCAAACTATACCTCTGGAGCATTGGCAAAATATGCAACACTTGTTGGTTCAGCCGCTCAAGGTGCAATTACTACAGCCAATCCTTAG
- a CDS encoding helicase C-terminal domain-containing protein yields the protein MLSLLEKFPDQFTPRSIQKEILTEIEEKLQSGFKKIILCAPTGVGKSLVGATVSNYFDSSFTVTASKHLQDQYIKDIPFLKPVKGKQNFPCLKLMSAEKVDNERRAMRWGLTCDKGECQERVTKNGKEVFEVCKFKPTIGQVADNTQDTPSCHYYLQKYDALASKHSLWNYHAFFTIMKFNKKLFEDYLDRKVTVFDEAHKIEDQIIQFVGFDIFSGQVDECNLNSEKYDFTDLDSMIKLTDDMAFAYAKQIKDIKESPAFQNNPDFELITGLERRHDRSAQAKIDIMSDKDNFIVNDPQKDLNGNFRTISVKPIDVSKFANSFFETEYQIFMSATIDKSSFCENMGLEKDDVAFVDTPKSPFPIEHRTIDLLNIRRLSYGSTDEDELEIIKTIDRIMDEHSNERGLILTSSIPRCQKIIRHLSPKNTQRIRLCHSKNKDGKTQDEVISEHASDPTGVLLSSSLWEGVDLKDDLSRFQIIAKVPYPNYTEKRTRAKMNKFPQWYTSQTLTKILQGFGRSIRSDDDWAKTYVLDTAVNNVFFKGQSMIPKAYYDVLGMDSV from the coding sequence ATCCTGTCCTTATTAGAAAAATTTCCAGATCAGTTTACTCCTAGATCTATCCAAAAAGAAATTCTCACAGAAATAGAAGAAAAACTCCAATCGGGATTTAAAAAAATTATTCTATGTGCTCCGACAGGAGTGGGAAAATCACTGGTAGGTGCAACTGTCTCCAATTATTTTGATAGTTCATTTACTGTAACTGCATCAAAACATCTTCAAGATCAATACATCAAAGATATTCCGTTTTTAAAACCCGTAAAAGGCAAACAAAATTTCCCCTGTCTAAAACTAATGTCTGCAGAAAAGGTGGATAATGAAAGACGAGCTATGAGATGGGGTTTAACCTGTGATAAGGGAGAATGTCAGGAAAGAGTCACAAAAAATGGAAAAGAAGTTTTTGAAGTGTGTAAATTCAAGCCCACTATTGGCCAAGTAGCCGATAATACTCAGGATACTCCATCATGTCACTATTATTTGCAAAAATATGATGCTCTTGCATCAAAACATTCTCTGTGGAATTATCACGCATTTTTCACAATTATGAAATTTAACAAGAAACTCTTTGAGGATTATCTAGATAGAAAAGTTACTGTCTTTGATGAGGCTCACAAAATAGAAGATCAAATAATCCAGTTTGTTGGATTTGATATTTTCAGTGGTCAGGTTGATGAATGTAATCTTAATTCAGAAAAATATGATTTCACTGATTTGGATTCAATGATAAAGCTAACTGATGATATGGCGTTTGCATATGCTAAACAAATTAAAGATATCAAAGAAAGTCCTGCATTTCAAAACAATCCTGATTTTGAATTAATCACGGGATTGGAACGTCGTCATGATAGATCTGCTCAAGCTAAAATTGACATAATGTCTGATAAAGATAATTTTATTGTAAATGATCCTCAAAAAGATTTGAATGGGAATTTTAGAACCATTTCTGTTAAACCAATTGATGTCTCAAAATTTGCAAACTCTTTCTTTGAAACAGAATACCAAATTTTCATGTCTGCAACCATTGACAAATCCAGTTTTTGTGAAAACATGGGATTGGAAAAAGATGATGTAGCCTTTGTCGATACACCAAAATCCCCATTTCCAATTGAACATAGAACAATTGATCTTCTCAATATTCGACGATTAAGTTATGGTTCAACTGATGAGGATGAACTTGAAATTATTAAAACAATTGATAGAATTATGGATGAGCATTCTAACGAGCGAGGATTAATTTTGACTTCGTCTATTCCTAGATGTCAAAAAATCATTAGACACCTTTCTCCTAAAAATACTCAAAGAATTAGACTTTGTCATAGTAAAAACAAAGATGGCAAAACACAAGATGAAGTGATATCTGAGCATGCCTCTGATCCTACTGGTGTTTTACTGTCTTCATCTCTATGGGAGGGTGTGGATTTGAAAGATGATTTGTCTCGATTTCAAATAATTGCAAAAGTTCCATACCCGAACTATACTGAAAAACGTACTAGGGCAAAAATGAATAAATTCCCTCAATGGTATACTTCACAAACTCTTACAAAGATATTACAAGGATTTGGGCGTTCAATTCGAAGTGATGATGATTGGGCAAAAACATACGTTTTGGACACTGCAGTAAATAATGTATTTTTCAAAGGACAGTCGATGATTCCAAAAGCATACTATGATGTTTTAGGCATGGATTCAGTTTAA
- a CDS encoding tyrosine-type recombinase/integrase, with protein sequence MALKKLLRTKETFMAKMITRDPKTLEGYTHTLQNFENYCMEKTGKVDCIEDLKKFDETDLFEFLQGWINQNHDRAPRTVKNYFSQVKKYLHYRGIKLHPQDIKEELDFRRNMQEDLYGLSLEDIQTILKPLRYKHRVQFLCQLSGLMRVGETVQLRKKHLDGSGLNIIVKIPPTIAKFKKGRTTFFSKEASRLLRPILRKLDDDDLVFGTNENHIFSELNVEQIMRRTLKKVGLDMRYESNNRFMINTHSFRAYGITKVSRHDSNFAKKLAGQKGYLDEYDRMTDAEKLELYQKIESDLTIDDTAKLKAENDKLQEERKEIDELREMANMDRKLIEKLMERLDLKLDKKE encoded by the coding sequence ATGGCATTAAAGAAACTTCTAAGAACTAAAGAAACTTTCATGGCTAAAATGATTACTCGTGACCCTAAAACCTTAGAAGGTTATACCCACACATTACAAAACTTTGAGAATTATTGTATGGAAAAGACTGGAAAAGTTGATTGTATTGAGGATTTAAAGAAATTTGATGAGACTGACCTATTTGAATTTCTACAGGGCTGGATTAATCAAAACCACGATAGGGCACCAAGGACAGTAAAGAACTATTTCTCACAAGTGAAAAAGTACCTACATTATAGGGGAATCAAGCTTCATCCCCAGGATATCAAGGAAGAATTAGACTTTAGACGAAATATGCAAGAGGATTTGTATGGATTGTCTTTAGAGGACATACAAACCATACTAAAACCCCTAAGGTACAAGCATAGAGTCCAATTCCTATGCCAGTTATCCGGATTAATGAGGGTTGGTGAAACTGTCCAGTTAAGAAAAAAGCATCTTGATGGATCTGGATTAAACATTATTGTGAAAATCCCTCCAACAATTGCCAAGTTCAAGAAAGGCCGTACTACTTTCTTTAGTAAAGAAGCAAGCAGATTGTTAAGACCAATACTAAGAAAGTTAGATGATGATGATTTAGTCTTTGGTACAAATGAGAATCATATCTTTTCAGAGTTAAACGTTGAGCAGATTATGAGAAGAACTTTGAAAAAGGTCGGTCTTGATATGAGATACGAATCAAATAACAGATTTATGATTAACACCCATTCATTCAGGGCATATGGCATCACCAAAGTGTCTAGACATGATTCAAACTTTGCCAAGAAGCTTGCAGGGCAAAAAGGCTACCTTGATGAATATGATAGAATGACAGATGCAGAAAAACTAGAACTATACCAAAAGATAGAGTCTGACTTGACCATTGATGATACTGCAAAACTAAAAGCAGAAAATGATAAACTTCAAGAAGAAAGAAAAGAAATTGACGAATTAAGAGAAATGGCCAACATGGATAGAAAACTTATTGAAAAGTTGATGGAACGTTTAGACCTGAAATTAGATAAGAAAGAATAA